Proteins encoded within one genomic window of Pongo pygmaeus isolate AG05252 chromosome 6, NHGRI_mPonPyg2-v2.0_pri, whole genome shotgun sequence:
- the PON1 gene encoding serum paraoxonase/arylesterase 1 isoform X1 yields the protein MAKLISLTLLGMGLALFRNHQSSYQTRLNALREVQPIELPNCNLVKGIETGSEDLEILPNGLAFISSGLKYPGIKSFNPNSPGKILLMDLNEEDPTVLELGITGSKFDLSSFNPHGISTFTDEDNAMYLLVVNHPDAKSTVELFKFQEEEKSLLHLKTIRHKLLPNLNDIVAVGPEHFYATNDHYFLDSYLRSWEVYLGLAWSYVVYYSPSEVRVVAEGFDFANGINISPDGKYVYIAELLAHKIHVYEKHANWTLTPLKSLDFNTLVDNISVDPETGDLWVGCHPNGMKIFFYDSENPPASEVLRIQNILTEEPKVTQVYAENGTVLQGSTVASVYKGKLLIGTVFHKALYCEL from the exons AACACGACTTAATGCTCTCCGAGAGGTACAACCCATAGAACTTCCTAACTGTAATTTAGTTAAAGGAATCG AAACTGGCTCTGAAGACTTGGAGATACTGCCTAATGGACTGGCTTTCATTAGCTCT GGATTAAAATATCCTGGAATAAAGAGCTTCAACCCCAACAGTCCTGGAAAAATACTTCTGATGGACCTGAATGAAGAAGATCCAACAGTGTTGGAATTGGGGATCACTGGAAGTAAATTTGATTTATCTTCATTTAACCCTCATGGGATTAGCACATTCACAGATGAAG ATAATGCCATGTACCTCCTGGTGGTGAACCATCCAGATGCCAAGTCCACAGTGGAGTTATTTAAatttcaagaagaagaaaaatcgcTTTTGCATCTGAAAACCATCAGACATAAACTTCTGCCTAA TTTGAATGATATTGTTGCTGTGGGACCTGAGCACTTTTATGCCACAAATGATCACTATTTTCTTGACTCCTACTTACGATCCTGGGAGGTGTATTTGGGTTTAGCATGGTCGTATGTTGTTTACTATAGTCCAAGTGAAGTTCGAGTAGTGGCAGAAGGATTTGATTTTGCTAATGGAATCAACATTTCACCTGATGGCAA GTATGTCTATATAGCTGAATTGCTGGCTCATAAGATTCATGTGTATGAAAAGCATGCTAATTGGACTTTAACTCCATTGAAG tCCCTCGACTTTAATACCCTCGTGGATAACATATCTGTGGATCCTGAGACAGGAGACCTTTGGGTCGGATGCCATCCCAATGGCATGAAAATCTTCTTCTATGACTCAGAGAATCCTCCTGCATCAGag GTGCTTCGAATCCAGAACATTCTAACAGAAGAACCTAAAGTGACACAGGTTTATGCAGAAAATGGCACAGTGTTGCAAGGCAGTACAGTTGCCTCTGTGTACAAAGGGAAACTGCTGATTGGCACAGTGTTTCACAAAGCTCTTTACTGTGAGCTCTAA
- the PON1 gene encoding serum paraoxonase/arylesterase 1 isoform X2 — MAKLISLTLLGMGLALFRNHQSSYQTRLNALREVQPIELPNCNLVKGIETGSEDLEILPNGLAFISSGLKYPGIKSFNPNSPGKILLMDLNEEDPTVLELGITGSKFDLSSFNPHGISTFTDEDNAMYLLVVNHPDAKSTVELFKFQEEEKSLLHLKTIRHKLLPKYVYIAELLAHKIHVYEKHANWTLTPLKSLDFNTLVDNISVDPETGDLWVGCHPNGMKIFFYDSENPPASEVLRIQNILTEEPKVTQVYAENGTVLQGSTVASVYKGKLLIGTVFHKALYCEL, encoded by the exons AACACGACTTAATGCTCTCCGAGAGGTACAACCCATAGAACTTCCTAACTGTAATTTAGTTAAAGGAATCG AAACTGGCTCTGAAGACTTGGAGATACTGCCTAATGGACTGGCTTTCATTAGCTCT GGATTAAAATATCCTGGAATAAAGAGCTTCAACCCCAACAGTCCTGGAAAAATACTTCTGATGGACCTGAATGAAGAAGATCCAACAGTGTTGGAATTGGGGATCACTGGAAGTAAATTTGATTTATCTTCATTTAACCCTCATGGGATTAGCACATTCACAGATGAAG ATAATGCCATGTACCTCCTGGTGGTGAACCATCCAGATGCCAAGTCCACAGTGGAGTTATTTAAatttcaagaagaagaaaaatcgcTTTTGCATCTGAAAACCATCAGACATAAACTTCTGCCTAA GTATGTCTATATAGCTGAATTGCTGGCTCATAAGATTCATGTGTATGAAAAGCATGCTAATTGGACTTTAACTCCATTGAAG tCCCTCGACTTTAATACCCTCGTGGATAACATATCTGTGGATCCTGAGACAGGAGACCTTTGGGTCGGATGCCATCCCAATGGCATGAAAATCTTCTTCTATGACTCAGAGAATCCTCCTGCATCAGag GTGCTTCGAATCCAGAACATTCTAACAGAAGAACCTAAAGTGACACAGGTTTATGCAGAAAATGGCACAGTGTTGCAAGGCAGTACAGTTGCCTCTGTGTACAAAGGGAAACTGCTGATTGGCACAGTGTTTCACAAAGCTCTTTACTGTGAGCTCTAA